A window of Macaca thibetana thibetana isolate TM-01 chromosome 7, ASM2454274v1, whole genome shotgun sequence genomic DNA:
ggaggcggagcttgcagtgagctgagatctggccactgcactccagcctgggcgacagagcgagactccgtctcaaaaaaaaaaaaaaaagaatacttcaaCGTAATGTTGGGCACCCAGCTACTCTACAAATTTGAGAGACCACAGTATGCCGAAATTCTTGCAGATCATCCCGATGCACCCATGTCCCAGGTGTATGAAGCACCACATCTCCTCAGATTATTTGTACGAATTAGAGCAATGTTGGCCTATACACCTCTGGATGAGAAGAGCCTTGCTTTATTACTCAATTATCTTCACGATTTCCTAAAGTACCTGGCAAAGAATTCTGCAACTTTGCTTAGTGCCAGCCATTATGAAGTGGCTCCCCCGAGTACCATCGGAAAGCTGTGTGAGAGGCACTCTCACTCACTTGTGTTTGGATCTCCGTAAACACATTTTTGTTCTTAGTCTATCTCTTGTACAAACGATGGGCTTTGAAGATGTTAGTGTATAACAAttgatgtttgttttctgtttgatttttaaacagagaaaataaaaggggtaatagctccttttttcttttctttttttttttttttccatttcaaatttgCTGCCAGTGTTTTCAATGATGGACAACAGAGGGATATGCTGTAGAGTGTTTTATTGCCTAGTTGACCAAGCTGCTTTTGAATGCTGGTGGTTCTATTCCTTTGACACTATGCACTTCTATAATATGTGTTAATGCTATATGACAAAATGCTCTGATTCCTAGTGCCAAAGGTTCAATTCAGTGTATATAACTGAACACACTTATCCACTggtgctccttttttttttttttatgttgcttAAAGAGCCCATCCTTTCACaagtcatccatgttgttactTAGGCATTTTATCTTTGCTCAAATTGTTGAAGAATGGTGGCTTGTTTCatggtttttgtatttgtgtCTAATGCACATTTTAACATGATAGACGCAATGCATTGTGTAGTTAGTTTTCTGGAAAAGTCAATCTTTTAGGAATTGTTTTTCAGATcttcaataaattttttctttaaatttcaaaaaaaaaaaaatatatatatatatatatataaaaacaagccaatatccctgatgaatatagatgtaaaaatcctcaacaaaatactagcaaactgaattcaacagcacattaaaaggctCATTCATCATTATCAAATGATATTTATCtcagggatacaaggatggttcaatgtacacaaaccaATAAAAGTAACACATcgcattaacagaatgaaggacaaaaaccatatgatcatcttaacagatgcagaaaaggcatttgacataATTGAATATCCTTTCAAGGTAAAAACTCTCGACAGATTAGGcctagaaggaatgtacctcaataCAATGAAGGTCATATTTGACAAGTCCACAACTAATGTCACACTGAATGGTGAAAAGTTTAAGGCTctttctctaagatcaggaacaagagaAGGATGTTCAGTCTTACTACTTCTAATCAGCACAGAACTGGAAATCCTACTCAGAGCGacaggtaaaagaaagaaataaaacgcatccaaatgaaaaggaagaagttaaattgtctctgtttgtggaaaacatgatcttatatgtataGAAAACTCCTAAAGATTCCATCCAAAagctgttagaactgataaacgaaTTCAGTAAAACTGCAGGATAccaaaaccaacatacaaaaatcagtaacgtttctatacactaacaatgagcTATgtgaaaaagaagttttaaaaatcccattcacaatcactacaaaaagtaaaaaaaaaaaaaaaaaaaaacttaggaataaatgtaaccaatGAAGTGAAAGATCtgaacactgaaaactacaaaatacccatgacagaaactgaagaagacacaaacaaatggaacaatctctcatgttcatagattgaacgaattaaaattattaaaatgttcatccTACTCAAAGCAACCTACATATTCAAcgcaatccctaccaaaatttCAACAACACTTTCacattaacagaaaaaataatcctgaaattcatatggaaccacaaaagatctgaatagctAAAGCATTTTTGAACAAAacgaaaaaccaaaaacaaagctgtaggcatcataGCACCAGTAGGACAATAACACCCAAGGTGTGGAGTCATCCCGGGATTGAGAAATGTTTCCAATACAAATGTAGGTCAACTTTAACTTGCCTCTGGCAAATGGGAGCCACAGTTGTAGCTCAAAGTGTCCAGTGCAATTCTATCACATCTTGCTCACTCACTAGCTTGGCAGAATCAACTATTCGGTGCATTTTGAGTAGCGGTTGCGAgttgtgtttttcatttgtgttttgtgTGGGTGTCAAGGGTAGTATGGGGGTTAGTATAGGCCCTTGCTACCCAGAGGTGATTTATAGACCATTAGTACCTGCCTCAACTCCAAGGATATGAATATGTTACAAATTCAGAATCTTGAGAATCGCCTCGACCCTACCAAATTAGAAtctgtatttaaataaaatctcctATGCACCTTAAAGTTGGAGAAGCTTTAAGTTTCTTAGAATTGTTAAgtttaaagagagagaagatagcTATGTAGTGGGCAGAGTAGGATCAGTCCCTAATTTCTACTTGAAATATCCTTGTCTCAGATTCTCCATTAATTTAGAGATACCATTTCATCCCTTATGAGTAAAAGGCTACATCTTTTTACCCTCAACTCACTTGATCAGCAGCCTTAATTATTTAAACTATGGCCCAGACAtaggaataaaaaaacaaacaaacaaaaaacaggccgggtgcggcggctcctGCCTGGGTGgctcatcccagaactttgggaggccgaggtaggaggatcacctgaggtcaggagttcgacaccagcctgaccaccatggagaaaccccgtctctactaaaagtacaaaattagacaggcatggtggtacacgcctgtaatcccagctactcgggaggctgaggcaggagaatcgcttgaacccaggagatggaggttgcagtgagccaagatagcgcactgctttccagcctgggcaacaagagggaaactctgtctcaaaaaacaaacaaatgaaacactCCAGGCATGGATGCCTTAACAGCTACATATATATCACAGAATCTGTGTTTTACACATTAGCAAGATCTCAGACCTTTATGATTCCAGTAAACTTAGGGCTACGGATCCCTGACCACAAAGGATTGGAAGCAGCAAAGTAGGGCAAagggaaagaagtaaaatatgGAGTTGGGGTGAAGTTTACAATGAGAATTGATGGTAGAAAGAATAGCTTTGACATTTTCATAGTTACTTAGATTTAAAAATCGGTGCACACATCAAAACAATCACTCAGGTCTTAGAGAAATTGTACTCAACCCTGCCTGCATGTTAGAATCACCTACTTTTCTCAAGCCTCAATCTCAGAGATTCTGATCTAATTGGTTTGGAGTGGGATCCAGCCACAGGTGTTTTATTAAAGCTTCCCAGATGATTCTCAGTGGTTTAGGGTCAGTCATCATAGGGCCCAGAGGCCTAAACATCTGAGTAGCCTCTAAATAGGCTCTTTACAGCTTGCTATAATCATTGACAATCAAAGACCCCAGGGTTGGTTAGGATGACCTTGCTTACAGGATTTTCTTTTAAGAGGAAAACACTCTATATATTAGAGGTGATTTTGACAGAAAATAAGATAGCCTGGAACTAAATGATACATAAACATCAGTATAAGTCCTGTGTCATAGTTGGAGAAATCTAGGGGGCACTGGTGTGTTGAATCAGACACCCCCTATCTCTCCCTCTTGACCCTCCCTCCATGTAGCCCAACATTTACCATGCCCATGAATCACCTGGGGGTCTTGTTCCGATACAGATTCTGACTTAGTAGGTCTTGGGGGAGGCTCCAGATTCTGTCATTTTTATGAGCTCCAGATGATGCTATTGcagctggtccagggaccacactttgagtcaAGGTCACCCTGATGGCCTTGGCTACCCCTCTACCCCTTCTTTGGAACTCAAACAAGAAGAATGGCTTCCATGAATTCCACTGGGGTCCTTGATCCAGAACCACTGTGCCCAAAACTGTAGGCTTTCCTGAACTAACATCATGTATTTTGTCTATCTCTTTTCTTAACTATTCCCTCCTCCCACTAGGCAATGTTATGGGAGGATTGGGGCCCATTGAGTTAGAAACAGGCTTAAAGAACAGGTAGTTTGGCCCATTCATTACAAAACTACAGCACTGAGGCCAAGTTGGCAAAGGATTGGCCTGGTTCACAGGTGATCGTAGTAAAGGCGAAACTAGATCTAAATCAGGACATGAACGCATCCATTAAGGGTTCTGTCAGAATGATTGCTTCCTGTAGCTTTCTGTGTGAAACATAGGGAAATCAGACTAATAAAGACTCAGACAGGAACATAAAATTCTAAAGCTAGGCTTATGGCCTTTATAGCCCTTAGATGGGGCAGATAACATGCCACGGAGGCTCAGAGACAGCTCTGAGACTATGCAATAGCTACTGGTTCCCCTCTTGTGGAATGTTCACTTAAAAAAGCTCTATAAGTTGCCCAATGAACTCCACAGTCAtccttaattcattttcatttattggaaccctttctcaaataattttccaaatcCCACACAAGAATGATATATATTCCTGCTCAATAGTAAGAAGCCCTCATgcaaaactgaagaaataaattgttcttacaaaagaaggaaaaaggaattaCATTTCCAGAACATTCTGCTTACCCAGACACACGGATCTGATTCTTGCTCCATTGTTTGTAGCATTCTCGGTCCTAGGGCCATTGATGTGGCTGGGTCAGTGGCCACACTGGCTCCTGGGTACCCATTCCCTGGCCACAAAAGTCCGTCCCAGCAGCACTATTTAAACTGGACTTGTTATTTCTCACCTCAAAGCTCTGGCCTGGGCTGAGACCTCTGCAACAGAGCTTATTAGCGAGCTTTTCATCATGCTCTGTGGCTATCTGGGTCTGAAGTCAAGAGCCATTCACAGGAAAATCAGCGTGAAACCTATAAGTTTGCATATTAAATATTAACACTACTAAGGGCTACAGTGGAAAAGAGGTTTGCTGAGCTTAAGGGCTCTCGCTCCACCCCCAACTGCCCTTGACTTTTCTCTTCTATGTTGTATTCCTGGTAAATCCCGTTATATCTCGACTACCTTAGGCCACCTCAGCTCCTTCTTGGGAATTAGGCTGTCTGGATAGGCAAAGAGGCAGATATCCAGCTGTCAAGTGAATCAGATGTCCTCATCAGATCTCTTAATTTCCACTTTTGTGATATTTCAAAGGatcacaaattattttcttagtgcCTGGTCAGAGAACCAGGAAAGAGCTAGAAGGTGAGACACCAAACTCCGTTCCATGGTGATGTTTGAACCAGGTTGGAGCTGGTTTCACATGATTTTCATTGTGCATGACTTTCTTAATTGCCTTAGTGGGAATGTGTTACtgcaaaataaagtgaaattgtTTTCCTTATTGCTTGTAATTTACAGAGGGATGGTTTTGATAATATAAACCAAGGACTTTTCAAATCCATTGATCTTAGGGTGGAAGGAGGGGTTTCTTTTTAAGTATTCATTTTGAACTATGCTTTCACTAGTAAATTCAAAGCCCAAGGGGAAAAACCCATGTTTCTCCGTTTTGTAATAGCTATTAGATGTCCACAGCATCATCAGACCTGCGGAAAACGCATGCTTTGTGTATGGAAGACGGAGCGTCAGGAGTTGTTCTTTGCCAAGAAATGGACCCTGACACTCAAAGGCACAAGCTGGAGGAGATCCAGGGAACCCGGGAAAGCCCAGGCCTAACTCAGGCCCGCGTGGGTCTCTTCTGATCCCAGAAGATGAGGACTGGGTCCCGGCTCTGGGCATCCTAGTGTCGACTGTGAGTTCCCAGCAGAGGCCCATAGTCCCGGTCCGGCAGCCGAGGGAAGCGGCGGGGTCTCCCAGAAGAAGAAAGGGCCAAGGTCACCCCGGGTGACTCTCCAGCAGCAGCGGAGGGCGGCGGTCGGGGTCGCTGCTGGCCGGGGCCTCGAGAAAGCCGCGGGTCAGCCAGGGCTGGGTCTCCGTTCCCAGGCGCTGCCACCGTTCCAGGGAGCCAGTCAGGCCGGGACGTAGCGCCTGCGTGGGACCCTCACTTGCCACCGGGACCCCCACAAACCCCGCCCCATCCTGCCTTACGCCCCGCCCCAAGGTCGTCCTCCCGACCCAGGGTCCCGCCCCAAGGCCGTCCTCCCGCCCCGCCGCTTGGTGGCGGCCGCATGCTGCCCGGATATAAAGCGTCGGCCCCACATCCCAGGGACCAGCGAGCAGCCTGGAGAGGCTCTGGCTCTTGCTTCTTAGGCGGCCCGAGGGTGCCATGGCCGAGTGCCCGTTACGTGGGGAGGAAGTCACCGACCACCCGGACCGCCTGTGGGCCTGGGACAAGTTCGTATATTTGGACGAGAAGCAGCGCGCCTGGCTGCCCTTAACCATTGAGGTACAGCCAGCTCTGGAGCGGATGGCGAGGCAGCAGGGGCAGCCCCCGGGAGTTTGAGATGCCCTAGGAAGGGTGAGGCCTTGAGAAGCACCCACTGTGGGGCAGGGAGGATCCCCACAGATGAAGCCACTTTGAGCCGGGCTCTggaggatgaataggagttctcCAGGCAGGGAAAAAGGGTGGGAAAACCGCAAAGAAATGTCGGCCAAAGGAGGGGACCCAGTGCCTGTGGAGTGTGACTATAATGTTGACTACAGCAGGGCTTTTCTGGGCTTCGGGGTCCTAATCCTTAAAAATGGGTATCTCTAAGTGACTCATCCATACGGCCGATTATCGGAATCATCTTAGGTGGGtcccagaaatctgtattttaaaaagaaccctCAACAGCTCAAAAGAACACGTCAACCAGGCATAGCAACCACGGCCCTAGAGTGTGAAGTATTTTCCATGACCTCTGTgctttatttagaaaacaaatttaacaagTGATGTCGTAGTATAAGCGCCGGTATTGAATCAATATTGACTTTGTTTTATGTGTGATGCCTTAAGATGGGTCCTTAGTCCATGTTAAGTTTttgttaaacaaatatataactcTTTTACAAGTATTTGGATTTACTCGATGAAAAAGAGTCAAAAAATGTTCAAACTCTTTCCAAACATAGACTGAAGAaagcataaaaaattaaaacaaattagaacATGTATGTCCAGTAGCAAACAATCAAAAATTATTGAGTGTTAACTGTGTctctacagatgagaaactgaggcacaaaaatgtACATTTGTCCAAGGTAGGGCTGCTAGTAGGTAATGGGGTTGGAATTCTAGGCTGTTAACCACCaccaaaatttgcatttttattggcacttcaattttttaaatatgtttttactttaataatcaagttaaacatttacttttttaaaatcaaaatttgaagaaataatctgaatattcggtgaatttctttttttaaatctctggttGAGAAATCTCTTCAACGTGACACCAGAATCATAAACCAGACAGTTTTTCATATAATCATGATAAATGCCACACAAAAACCCACTAGCAAACTGTGGGACAGATTTTGCCTCACATCATTGAAAAGGccagtattctttttctttcttctttgtcttttttttttttttttttttttccgtagagacagggtctcgctccgtcactcaggctgatcttaaactcctggcctcaagcgatcctcctgcctcggccttccgaagcacaggaattacaagtgtgagccactgcaacccgCCAGAAAAAAAGTGTGCCTTTCATGGCCCTGTCTGGGTGGCTAGACACATGTGCGTGCTGGTGATCCTGGCCCAGCCAGAGTCCCGGAGAGGAGCATGCATGGCCTAAGGAAGTGAGCTTCAGGGAACAGTGATTTCATACTCGGACCCCTGCCCAGATGGGTGGGTGGCTGGCAGGAAGGACTCTGGTTTTCTGTGCCTGGAGGAGCCCTGGCAAGCGGAACCTGAAAGTATGCCCTGTGCTTTTCTTCTCCTCAGATAGAGGATAGGTTACGGGTGCTCTTTCGTCAGGAAGACATCATCCTGGGGAATCCTATGACCCCCACCCAGATAGGCCCAAGCTTGCTGCCTATCTTGTGGCAGCTCTACCCTGATGGACGATACCGATCCTCAGACTCCAGTTTCTGGCGCTTAGTGTACCACATCAAGGCGAGTGTGCTTCTCCCAGGGATCCATCGGGTGATCTTGGGTTTCCCCTCCTCCGTGTCTGGCCTTAGTGGTTTATCTTCCCTCCATCCCAGTCCCAAAAGCATCAAAAATTGGGGGGAATGGACAACTGAGGATTTCTAAAGGACTTTCCCAGAGAGAAGATAGATCCTCTGAGGTATCTAACAGAACCCtacctccccttcctcccagccccCCAGCTGGCCGCAGCAAGGACATCTCTGGTGGGCAGCCACAGGCTGAAGGCTGGTGGGAGGAGGAGCAGTCTCCGAGAGCCCCTGAAATTCACACTTGGGTTCCTACCTGCTGTTTCCAGCTAGGGGAAGGCGCAGGAGTGAGGAATGGAGGGAGTGGAGGGCTCTGGCCGATCAATGCCTTCTCTGTCTGCCTCTCAGATTGACGGCGTGGAGGACATGCTTCTCGAGCTGCTGCCAGATGACTGAGTGTGGCACGGTGAGCTCCACTGACCAGGGCTTGACCCCTCTTagtccacagtggctgtaccagaAGGAAAGACCACCCGTTCTCCATGAAGGCAGTGCTAACCCCTCCCCGACTGCTGCCATCTCAGGCCTCCCAGGGATGGGAGAGTCTTCCTGGAGGCACCCATGTCTCTCCCTTACCACTTTGGGAGCCCCCTTTATCGCAGCTGCTCATATCTACACAGCACTTCACAACTTCACGTTTCAGCGAGTACTTTCAGTTCccattgccttttgttttttttttgttttgagtctcgctctgtcgcccaggctagagtacagaggtgcaatctcagctcactgtaagctctgcctcctgggttcataccattctcccgcctcagccttccaagtagctgggactacaggtgcccaacaccacgcccagctaactttttgtaatttttttttttttagtagaggcagtgttttaccgcgttagccaggatggtctcgattttctgacctcgtgatctgcccgcctcagcctcccaaagtgctgggattacaggcttgagccaccatgcccagccttaccATTGCTTTATTAAATAAGCACTGGTGCTTGATAATATAACTGAGCCAGATATTAGATATGTTACTGAGTTTACATAAGATTACAAAACTCCAAAATGAGTTTTGAGGAAGTACAGTGAGTGACATCTTCAGATTGCAGAGCCAGGTATATTCTGACTGTATTCTGACCATAAGCCTTCTGCCCTGTTCAGAATTTGCCTTGGCTCAGAAGGCCTCTGGGGGCCATCCCTGACCACGAGGCTTCCCACTTAGACTTGCTCGCCACTGCCTGGTCCTTTCCTTCACCCTTGACTCTGTCTTCTCTTGTCCTTTCCCAGGTCTCGCAGCACCTGTCTCCTTTCGCCCCAGGGCCTGAGTCTGGCCAGCCTACAGTGGGGATGTTATGTTTCTGTTCACCTTCGTTTACTATGCCTGTGTCTTCTCCTCCACCACGCTGGGGTCTGGGAGGGAACGGACACACAGAGGATGAGCTCTCCCCAGGGCCTGCTGGACCTGCCCGTAGCCCACTCTGCTCCCCTCAGCACTACCACTCCTGCCAGGGAGGACTCCATTTGGCAGAGCTTCTTCCAGGTGCCCACCTTTACCTGTGCCTCAGCTTTTCTCAGCTGGCTGATGCTTTTCAGCCTCTTTCTACCCCTGCTGTCCCTCACAGCACTACTGTTTCATGTTGCACACCCACTCAGCTCCGTGAACTTGTGAGAACACAGCCGATTCACCTGAGCAGGGCCTCTGAGACCCTGGACCAGTGGTCTCACATGGTGCTGTGCCTGCAAACCCTGCCTGAACACGGGTTCAGGTGCAGCTCAAGAAAAGGCCTGAAAGGAGCCCTTGTCTGCGCTCAGGACTCAGAAGCCTTTGCATCAGTGGTCCACAGCCCGGGACGCAGCAGGAGGCCAGGCCGGCGAGCCCTGTGGACAAACCCTCAGAACCCTTGGCTTGCCCATGTGGAAAAGGGATAGAGGTTGGGTTTCCCCCCTTTTATAGATGGTCACACACCTGGGTGTTATATGAGGTTGTATGTGTCATGAATACTTTTTGTAATGATTGATTAAATGCAAGATAGTTTATCTAACTTCATGCTGAATCAGCTTCTATCCTTGACTTAGATTCTGGTGAAGAGAAGTGAGAATAGGCAGCCACCAAATAGAAAAATtcgtggatttatttattttactttggagaTAAGGGACTacaatttttttccccatgtaaTCCAATGCTTAAAACCCCAGTGTTCTCGGAGGCATACGTTGAGAACCATTGGAGTAAGCAATCTCAAAAACGTCGGCAATGCCTGGTATTCAAGAGCCCCTGTGCCTCCATCTGGtcctgccctcctcaccctcctcattCCCATGTGCCCTCGGCTCCAACCAGCGCTGCCTTCTCCTCGCCCAGGCATTCACCAGGCTCTGTCCTTGCACAGATACTTCTGTCCTCTCTGTTCACAATACCAGCAGAAGCCCCTCCTGCCTGAAACTGTCCCTGGCCACTCAGGCCCCAAGCAgactcccttccccacctcccatgACCTGCAGTCACAGCAGATCCCACCCCTTGCCCTGTCCTCTTGCTCCCTTCTCAAGGCCCCCCTGCCCCTCCTGTATCTCCATAGACAGTAGCTGGACCTCAAATATTACCAGGGGATGCCTTCCAGAGAAGGGAATCCATCCTGTGTTGAATCCTGGCCCTCCCACTTTCATGTGTCTCTAGTCCACAGCTTTCTTGTCACAGATGAACTTAGAGGGTTCTTCTGAGGATTCAGCGGGATATATAACTGCAGTGTTTTAACAGAATTGTATAAGAAAAACACTACTTCTCCCACTTTACAGTCTCTGAACCCAGGTTTCTTAACCAGCACTAGACAGAGAAGAAACACTTGATGCCCAGTGTGCCAGAGTTTGTGTCTCTTGTAACCCAATCACCCTGCACAGCCCATGGCAGCAATGGAGCTTGGTCTGTGGGAGCCATTAGTGTACAGATGCCTCTCAGCAGGGCCAAAACATGGAGAGGCAGAGCGGGGGGGTCATGGGCGATCAGGCAGCCGCCTCATTTTAGGAATAGGAATGCGGGGACCCAGGAAGAGGAAAGCTTTTGTGCCAGATTCTTTTGTTGACCAAATATTTGACCATCACCATGAACACTGCCAGGAACTGGGACATAGCAAGGACAAGGCGAAGGCCCTACTCTCATGCAGCCTTAGTtctggaaaaagataaaaagaaggtGCGAAATCCCAGAAGAAAATAGAACAGGGTAACAAAGTATAGGGAGTTCGATTGGCTGGTAAGGAAATTCCTGTCTGTGGATGTGGTATTTAAGATTGGGCCTTGAAAAAGAGGGAGCTAGATTCTTAGGAAGAGGGGATGGCAAGCGCTGTGCAGATTTGATTTGCtgtggaaattaaaaacatagcaAAAGGATTACTTCTTACTAAAAGAAATGCTGTTTTGTAAGAATAAATGACCCCAATAAATTAACTAAATGCAATGCAGAATCTCAGTTTTCCACCAGACTGACTCTAGGGTTTTGGCTGGAAACACAAAGTTGTTTTGCCAATGCATTCTAAATACCTCATAATtttccacatatatatatttatatatatatatagagagagagagacacggagtttcactgttgtcgcccaggctggagtgcagtggcacgatcttggctcactgcaacctccacctcccgggttcaagcgattctcccacctcagcctcccaagtagctgggactacaggcgcccaccaccacgcccggctaatttttttgtattttt
This region includes:
- the TCL1A gene encoding T-cell leukemia/lymphoma protein 1A isoform X3; amino-acid sequence: MAECPLRGEEVTDHPDRLWAWDKFVYLDEKQRAWLPLTIEIEDRLRVLFRQEDIILGNPMTPTQIGPSLLPILWQLYPDGRYRSSDSSFWRLVYHIKIDGVEDMLLELLPDD
- the TCL1A gene encoding T-cell leukemia/lymphoma protein 1A isoform X2 yields the protein MAECPLRGEEVTDHPDRLWAWDKFVYLDEKQRAWLPLTIEIEDRLRVLFRQEDIILGNPMTPTQIGPSLLPILWQLYPDGRYRSSDSSFWRLVYHIKASVLLPGIHRVILGFPSSVSGLSGLSSLHPSPKSIKNWGEWTTEDF
- the TCL1A gene encoding T-cell leukemia/lymphoma protein 1A isoform X1, which translates into the protein MTECGTVSQHLSPFAPGPESGQPTVGMLCFCSPSFTMPVSSPPPRWGLGGNGHTEDELSPGPAGPARSPLCSPQHYHSCQGGLHLAELLPGAHLYLCLSFSQLADAFQPLSTPAVPHSTTVSCCTPTQLRELVRTQPIHLSRASETLDQWSHMVLCLQTLPEHGFRCSSRKGLKGALVCAQDSEAFASVVHSPGRSRRPGRRALWTNPQNPWLAHVEKG